The genomic region TCCTTAAAAAGTCTGACAGAATTTTCATGATTCAACAAATCTACTCCTAAGTATGTACCCAAAGGAACAGAAAACAGATGCTTAAACAAAAACTTGCAtatgaatgttcacagcaacactattcacaagagccaaaaaTGTCTATCAATAAAACATGGCACACCCATATagtggagtattattcagccataaaaaagaataacattctgatacacacacatgaatgaaccttgaacacgttatgctgagtgaaaagaagccagccacaaaagGATACCTATTGTACATTTCCATTCatgtgaaatatccagaatagctAAATGTGTACATGTAGAAAGCAGCATGTGGTTGCCAAGGGGTGGGGGTAGGCacaatggggagtgactgcttcaTGGCTTCGGGGTTTCCTTTCCGGGcaatggaaatgttctggaactagatagttGGGATGGTTGTACAAGATTGTgagtgtagccgaaaccggtttagctcagtggatagagcgtcggtctgtggactgaaaggtcccaggttcgattccggtcaagggcatgtatcttggttgcgggcacatccccgatggggggtgtgcaggaggcagctggtcgatgtttctctctcatcgatgtttctagctctctatccctcttccttcctctctgtggaaaatcaataaaatatatttaaaaaaaaaaaaaaagattgtgagtgtagccctggctggtgtgctcagtggttagagcatcagcccgcataccaaagggttgtgggttcaattcccagtcaggggcatgtacctaggttgcaggtcaATCCCCGACCCTGGTCGAGGAGGCAACCAACtgttgtgtctctctcatgttgattttttttttctctccctccctcactccttccactctctctaaaaatcaatagaaaaatacccttgggagaggattaacaaaaaagattgTGAGTGTACTAAACGTAACTGAACTttgtactttaaaatggttaaaatagttttctagggggccaatgggggaaaaatggggacacatgtaatactttcaataataaagattaaaaaaataaaagttttcttatgtgaattttaccacaataaaaataaattacagtttTAAAACAAGAGGTAAGTACCACCCTATGATCATCACACAcctacagagaaggaaactgaagcacaacaGAGGGCAAGTTACTTCCTATGGTCACAGACCGAGTGAGGGCCTGGTCTAGGGTTTGAACAGTGTTGTGAAATGGAGGTTCCCTTCCAGTGCCCACGCAACTTGCTTTTTCTTCAGTCACTGTCTCCTTTGCGTCCCTCCCACCACCCTTCCCTATTGTGTGGAACTGAATGGCTTGTTAACCATGAGGGAGAATGTGGGAAGCGCTCCTTCGAGAGgagaggcccacactcctgaCCACTGGTGCTTCCGATTCTACGTGACGATCAGCAGTCAGGAGCATGCAGCAGAGGGGCCCTTCGTCAAGGAGCGCTGCATTGGAAAGCCAGGTGACCGACGGTGAGACTACCAGGCCCGGGACACTTTCCTAATTGGAACAAGCTTTGCCCCTCCTGTGAGGGGGAAGATGACCAGGCCTACTCCCAGAGGACACCAGCGATGACctggccacacccagctggggtaGACAGGAAGGCCCAGTACGACGGGGCCACGTGCTGGGTACCGGGCCGGGGCCAGGCAGGGCTCTTTTTGGCATCATCCGTGCTCTGATGTGGGCTGTGGACAGTCTGCTAtaatggattggctgccttctttcttccctcattCCTCGGTTTCTCTTGCACAACATATTTACACAAAGGGGTCAGAGAATGCTGCCtgtgtgggggaagggcagagaatGGACAATCTCTGACTCCAGGAAAGGGCACAGTCTATAGTGAGTGCTCTACGCCAGTGTCTTTCAAACTATGTTTACTGTGACTCATTAGTAGATCGTGAAAGCAATCAAGTGGGTCATGACCTGCATGTTTTATATTACATAGAACAGGAAATACAGTAATCCCATGTAATAAGTGTCACTTGTTTTGCAAAACTTCTGTTTTAACTGTGTATGTCTACAGAGTGTAGGCtagatgtaaaatatattttttacaatggGTGATGGTCAGAAAGTTTAAACCATctattatgtattaaaaaaaaaaaaaaggagccctggccagtgtgactcggttggttgagcatcatcccatgcactgaaaggtggctcaattcccagtcagggcacatgggttgcaggttcaatccctgggcacatgcgtgggttgtgggGTGCGTGCGGGCGGCAACTGATAGATGTATCTCTTTCCCatagatgttttcctctctccctctccctctcccttcctctttctctaaaatatcaatggggacattaaaaataagtatgGGTGAGAAAGTGGAATAATTGGAACCCCTGTGTACTGTTGGTAGAAATGTAGAAtgaatggtacagccactatggaaaatttcAGGGCagttcctcaacaaattaaaaatagaattaccagccctaactggtttggctcagtggatagagcgtcagcctgtggactcaagggtcccaggttcaattccggtcaagggcatgtaccttggttgcgggcacatccctggtcggggtgtgcaggaggcagctggtcgatgtttctctctcattgatgtttctaactctctagccctctcccttcctctctgtaaaaaaaaaaaaaatcaataaaatatattttaaaaaaaatagaattaccatataatccagcaattccacttagaggtgaattttatgttacGTGTATCTTGTCACCATTAGAAAACTTGTTTTAAGTTGAAAAGATCCTGTTCTACCTCTCTTGTCGGGCTCTTCAGGCTCAGGTCAGTAAAAGACCCTTCCCTATGGGCCGTGAACTCCCCAAAGGCAGGGTTTGTTCCTCTTTGCCTCCATTCTACCCTCCCTGACACCCACCCCCAAAGTTAATGaagcagtaagaaaaaaaaatatcatgatGACtgatttataattgttttatagctttaaaattttttatttttttcattgaagtaTTGTAACATCATTGCAAAAAGCATCAATGGGAAACAAAAGGGGGGGATGCCGAGCTACCCCACTCCCCCAGAAGTTCTAGGTAAGCCTGGAGGCATGTTTGTCATTTCTGCCTAGGCATACAGTTGTAATAAAAGTTAACCAACAGTTTCAGGAGGGATGAGTGTTGGCACCAGAGGCCCAGACAGGGATGTGGATCCGGGAGTTGCCTTCCTCCTGGTTGATGGACCTAACTCGACTGGAACAAACTAGACCTGCCTGCCTCATTCGAGCTGCCTCACTCTTTTTTTGCACTCACAGCATTactcccttcctttttcccagCTCCACCTGCCGCCTACCCCCTCCTCCAGCCTATTACTTAAAGACCACAAGAGGCTCTGCAAAAAAGAGCATTCTTCTCATGCTCCAAGTTCAAACTACTTAGTAGTGGGTAGTGAGAAGTCACCTCAAGATGAAGACATGGCAAAATGCCTAGACCTCACATGGACAGTATggctttcttgctgttcatcaacCAGCAACTGGCACCTGGAAGACAGCTGAGATCTGTGGACCCAGGGCACTTTCCACTATTATTCATATGCTTTCTTTGGGGACATTATCCTAGCCCCGTATGTAATACAAAACAActtaaatatccatcaacagaaAACTGGCTAAATAAAGCATGCTATAGTCAATGGTCCACCATGCAAGTGTAAAAGGCACCAGGAAGGAATACGTGATTGGGTGCTATGTATACATGGTACTATGCTATCTATGTGcaaaaagagaatggaaaaagCAAATATCTATAATTGTATTTACTTATAATTACATAAAGAAATTCTGGAAGGAAATGTAATGTTAAAAAAAGATAGGTATGTGAGCATAAGAACTGACAGATGGGGGCAAAGATGGGAGTGAgacatttctctctgtttttatttctgacCGTATGATTATATTTCCTATCCAacaattaaaatgtctttttttgggTCACCTTTGGAGCTATGTATATGGGGATGTGATACCCAAGGCAGGAGTTGCTTCTAGTCCCGCCCCAGCTCAGCAGGTGGCCTCCGGTTAAGCCACTCTTTCTGGATATTACCTTCATCTTCtgtaaaagggggggggggggaggtttagACTCTATGCTCTCTCCTAGCTGTAAAATACTCTTATCTAAAagtccttcctcctccaggaagcctatCCTGATTGCCTTAGCCTTCGGCATTCTCCCTCTCCTATGGGCCATGCCATAGTAAAGCGAATCCATCCTGACCACCCACACCAGAAGACCTGCTTTTCATGGATGTCTGGTCAGTTCTGGACAGGCAGGCACATGCAAACCTGGATAAGCAGGATGGGGAGGAGACCAGATTCCTGGTTCTGGAAGGAACCGAGGAAACTGATCCTGGTGGAGAGTGCCAGGCATGTAAGCACCCAAGAGGGCAAGTCAAAGGGTCCCCAGGGAAACACTCTAAGTCagagcagtccagagatggagtgGCAACCTCAAGAATGAGTGAGCTTCCTGTCCTTAAGGGTGTGTGCGTGAAAGCTGAACGGTGGCAGGTCAGGGGCACTGCAAAGTGAACGCAACATTAGAGGAGGAACGGGTAGCTTCCAACTCTTGAGAAACTATGGTTCTTGGATATATGCCAACCCCGAAATCACACCAATcgaccccaggctgctgggtggaGGCCTGACTCCTGgcctcattctctttctttccaagagtcatgtgggggaagaagagggaaaggtCCACACATGGACCCCAGGGAAAGGCTCAAATatctggggtggggtgcagggaagggagagggcatcAGGGGTACCCATCAGTGATCACTTCCTTCGCCTTCTGTCCACTCCTAAGGCCTAACTGCTCCTGAACCCATCAAGAGCTCCTGTCCCATCAGAGCTACAGTGGCATTTAGGAGCCCAGAGAAAGCCACGGGTCCTCTCTCCCACGGAAAGCTCCAGTCCAGCCCTTGCTGTTCATTTGTCAGGCACTCTCCTTACTCTATTACCTGCAGGTACAGGGACAAAACTCAGTTTACTCTCTGCCTGACCTTCTGGACTGTACTGCCCCCCTGTCAGGCCGCAAACCCATCTCACCAGATCAACGTCAGCAGGCTCCCTGGGAGTGCTGGTAGCCCCTGGGCCGGCTCTCCTGGGTGGAGCTGCACCTGCAGAACACAGAGAAGGTCATAAGCAGGCTAGGGACACTCCTGGTCAGAGGGCTCCCGGCCTGGGACAgtaaaagagggagagggatgtgCCTATTGCTTTTCTTGGATGCCATTCTCCAGGGCCTCTCACACACTGGAGCCCTCCACGGAGGGGCCCTGACTGCAGCGGGCATGAACCCcgccagagggaggaaggggtggcaTTAGCATTAGTGAGCACTTGCCTTTCGCCCCGAACAAGTACACCTCTCTCCACCTCTAGGCCAACACCAGAGCCAAACGTGAACGATGCCAAGGGTGTTACTGCTCGCTGACTCCTCTGCGGACAGAGCTCCATGACACGCTTCTGCCCGCAGCCTGGGCTTCACTAAATCTAATCCACATCGCTCAGGCTTTAGATTAAAACATGTAACCCCTCTCTTTGTCTCTGCCGGTGACAACCCCCAAGGCAAGCTGTCTAACAGTGTGTGGGGCCATTGCCTGTATGCAGGGTGACACTCACTGCCTTATGGCGAAGGCACAAGCCCATGCCACTCTAGGACCTCACTTTGATGAGCCCATACCCGTCAGTTCCAAGCACAGGAAGGAGCGAGCACCTGCCCAGGGCCTTCAGATTCTTagctcccctcccctttttcaTACCAGCTGTCCAGAGCTGATTCCACTCCAGAGATTTTCTCAAAAAACCATTAAAGCCTCCTCACCCTGAGGCCCTCTCGCACATCCCCACCCCTTTCAAGTTTCTTGAGAGTCCCCTGCCGTATCCAGCTCTTTGGAGCTGCTATGAGGCCTgggtctgtctctttctcccgcTGTGTGATATGCCCCATTTTGTCCCCCAGTTGGAATGGACAACTTGAGGTGAGGAACTGGTCTGCTCTTTTCCACCTCCCAAGTGCCCAATACCAGGCAGGGCCCACAAAGTGGCAGTTGGTCCAGATGGCAGGCCATTCTGGTGGCAAATAACCTCCACTGAGCCATAGTGTTCTTTGGGGTAAGCACCCAGCCACCCCCGGGGTTTTTCCCAGCCACCCCCGGGGTTTTTCCCAGTCCCCATCTGCGTGACCTCCTATTCTAGTTGACGTCTCTGTGCGGAACACTTAAGAGAATCTCCTGGAGTGGTCGGTCCCTCTGGGGCTAAAATGATATTGGGTCTAGTTCTCAGCACTGTAGTTTCTTAACTTCCCCAAGGGTCACAAGATCACGGCTAATTCACAGGGTCTTGTACATTAGTAAAACATGACCCCTCTGAGTGGCTGCAGCCCCAAGTCAGGGGCTCCATTCTACCTTATCCTGCGTCCTGGAACCTTCGATGTGATCAAATCCACGAGACAGTAAGAAAGCCCGTTCCCCTTTCTGTCACAGGAGATGATCtttcctgccccgccctcctcagGGAGCAGCAAGGCACAGGCCCTAACCGGTAAAAAGCCAGCCACCTCGGTGCTTACCCGTCCCCTGGGTGATGCACGAGGCGAGGTCCTGCAGGCGCTCCTTGAGTTCTTCGAAGCTGTCCGTGCGCACCGCGGCCTGCGGGCCCCGGGGCTCCTCTTGGCGCAGGCGGCGCAGCGCCTCCCGCAGGAAGCCGTGCATGTCCAGCACCTCCTGGTCCGAGGCGTAGCGCTTCATCCTCTGCACCAGCACGCTGCCCGTGCGGATGCGCTGCAGCACGGCGTCCAGCTGGCCCAGCTGGCCCGCGATCTTCTCGTACTCGCTCTGATACCGCGCGTTCACTGCCTCCAGCAGCTCCTTTTCCTGCGCCAGCACGTGGGCTACGAGCTCGCGCACGCGAGAGCGGATCAGCTCCTCCATGTTGGTGCGCACGCGCCCCAGCTGGCTGACGGCTGACCGCATCTGCGTCTGCGCCCCGCCGAAGGCGCTGTCCTGCTCCTGCAATGCCTGCGTCATGGTGTCCAGCTCCTCCTGCCGCTGCTGGATCTCTGAGGCGATGTCGCACTTGAGGTCACTGTGACCGCTGTCCAGGAGCGCACAAGAGCAGCACAGCGGCTTGGAGCAGCCTCGGCAGTAGATGCTGCGGACATAAAAGGCAGGCCTGACTTAGGGCTCTCCTACTTTCCTCCCCCTTTCTTTATTCATCCCTcttaaaaaatttacaaaatttgGAATCATGGTGTTTCCAGGTTTGTGCTTTCCCCAATTCAGTGTCTGTGGTTATGGTGGTGGTATACAAACTACCAATCAAACATTAGACTATGAAAGTTACTAAAGTGACAGTGGCTGGTAGTCTCCATCCATGAAACAAtgcaaagacatttttaaaacatcaatccTCTCTTCCCACCACTTCTGAATTTCCTTTTCTCACGTCCGAGGTAACCAGGTGACCATCCTGGGTACATCCTTTCACACCTCTCTCCATTCACACCACTTCACACAAATAGCCAGACTctgctgcttgcaggattctaaGGACTTGGTACATTTCAGCCCACTTCATCCTTGCTAGATCTAGCCAGTTAGGGGAGAATGATTgttatcctcatttcacagataaagaaaatcAGACATTCAGAGGTTTAAAGGTTGACTCAAATAAATACAGCAATTTTGGGGGGTTGATACTTTGTAACTTCCTCCTCTAATTTAACTTTCATTCAGGATATTGTTCTGGGTTTTTTAAGTATAAAgctaatgtattttctttaagaGCTCATTATATTCCAGAAGGACCACAACTGATTCAATCATTCTCCTGTTAACAGACATAACAATGACTTCCTgtttatgcatttttttctttttctttttggccaATATGGACAATACTTTATGTAACCTAATGCATGGATGTTTTTGCTCCTATGAAATAGATGACCAAAAAATGTATTGCTAAATCAaagaatgtgtatatttttattttcttaatagatTTCAGCTAGCAGAAATCTGTCTGGataaggtatggtcagtttgcatattacttctcATCATGGAGCTCCTTGTGGGCTGGAGTCTACCTCACCTCTTGCTCCCCCGAAATGTTAAGAATGCAATAGGTGCTCATTAAGTGTCCCTTGAATGAGGGTAAAGGAATCCTAGGCCAAGGAGGACATTCCTGGTTCTGGACAGCCCCTTAATGGGTCATTCCAATGCAGGGTCTACAACTCAGCCTTATCAGAAGGCTGGGGGCTTTTGGACCTAGGAAGTTTGATTCAGGCCCACCAACTCACTTAATACCAATTGTCTACTTCCATCAGAGGGGCAGTGGTGACCACTTTCCCTAGGGAGGCCCCACTCAGGGCAGT from Eptesicus fuscus isolate TK198812 chromosome 5, DD_ASM_mEF_20220401, whole genome shotgun sequence harbors:
- the PML gene encoding protein PML isoform X3, with translation MQPEPAPARSPGTRQDSTPPRTSPMPPPASPCEGQQPGPDRSPTEQTAEEEFRFLRCQGCQAEAKCPKLLLCLHTLCSGCLEPADRPCPVCPAALPPAAAGPALDNVFFESLQRRLAVHRQIVDAQAACTRCKEPADFWCFECEQLLCAKCCEAHQWFLKHEARPLAELRGQAVGQFLDATRKSNNIFCSNSNHRSPTLTSIYCRGCSKPLCCSCALLDSGHSDLKCDIASEIQQRQEELDTMTQALQEQDSAFGGAQTQMRSAVSQLGRVRTNMEELIRSRVRELVAHVLAQEKELLEAVNARYQSEYEKIAGQLGQLDAVLQRIRTGSVLVQRMKRYASDQEVLDMHGFLREALRRLRQEEPRGPQAAVRTDSFEELKERLQDLASCITQGTGAAPPRRAGPGATSTPREPADVDLCP